One Thalassoglobus sp. JC818 genomic region harbors:
- a CDS encoding HAMP domain-containing sensor histidine kinase: MLLTNSMRRKLGINLALVVLMLLLFSVSSLLGIVSYRRMVSDLALSITNIPRRDELVATLTSLVKPLQAPIPGPTAPVSSQIDAAKAQYRHFGQVFSDVEKRVATFQQQCHNLPESLRPSYPEESSYNSMFLTVHNRLAQLRSEQDFVFDPRLRQEFHQDVIRCVAELTSIAEKLPDPSNRLGERLKEASEDYKFHFRMVMATGLISLALFSLLSYWTWKWIFAPIHRLTVGVDKISSGDYGFRLKVDTTCELSQMGQTFNKMAAKIEQDQRDKEREIAERSKQLVQSERLAGAGFLASGVAHEINNPLTVIMTAASGLERRLTDDVLESMSEKDRKRVHDYLQLIQSETERCERITKKLLDFSYGNGDERNLYDVVAVAQEVASMVGHLSKFQDRTVTVNRTEPLHAWVNGPEIKQVVLNLVANGLDACTSGGQVDISIEELVDDVQITIADNGCGMSPEQRQKIFEPFFTTKEIGKGTGLGLSITHRIVADHYGTLEVASDGPGQGSTFTLRLPKREARSNAA; this comes from the coding sequence GTGCTGTTGACGAATTCGATGCGCCGCAAGCTGGGCATCAACCTGGCTTTGGTGGTGCTGATGCTCCTCCTCTTCTCGGTCAGCAGCCTCCTGGGAATTGTCTCCTACAGGCGGATGGTGAGTGATCTCGCATTGAGCATCACCAATATCCCACGACGCGACGAGCTGGTTGCCACGCTGACATCGCTCGTCAAACCGCTTCAGGCACCCATCCCCGGTCCGACCGCTCCGGTTTCCTCTCAAATCGATGCTGCGAAAGCGCAATACCGTCACTTTGGCCAGGTTTTCAGCGACGTTGAGAAACGCGTGGCGACGTTTCAGCAACAGTGTCACAACCTGCCGGAGAGCCTGCGTCCGAGCTATCCCGAGGAGAGTTCCTACAACTCAATGTTTCTGACGGTTCATAACCGACTCGCCCAACTGCGATCCGAACAGGATTTCGTTTTTGACCCGAGACTCCGTCAGGAATTTCATCAGGACGTGATTCGATGCGTCGCTGAACTCACGTCAATTGCAGAAAAACTCCCCGACCCATCCAACCGGCTCGGAGAACGCCTCAAGGAAGCCAGCGAAGACTATAAGTTTCACTTTCGGATGGTGATGGCCACGGGGCTCATTTCGCTGGCGCTCTTTTCTCTACTCAGCTACTGGACCTGGAAATGGATTTTCGCCCCAATCCATCGACTGACTGTCGGAGTCGACAAAATTTCGAGCGGAGACTACGGATTCCGCCTGAAGGTAGACACAACGTGCGAACTGTCTCAAATGGGACAAACGTTCAATAAAATGGCGGCGAAAATTGAACAGGACCAGCGAGACAAAGAACGCGAAATCGCCGAGCGAAGCAAGCAACTGGTGCAGTCCGAACGACTCGCCGGTGCTGGGTTCCTTGCTTCGGGTGTAGCTCACGAAATTAACAACCCGCTCACAGTCATTATGACGGCCGCGAGTGGACTCGAACGTCGATTAACCGATGACGTTCTCGAGTCGATGTCGGAGAAAGACCGAAAACGCGTTCACGATTATCTTCAGTTGATTCAGTCCGAGACCGAGCGATGTGAACGGATCACCAAAAAGCTACTCGACTTCTCTTACGGAAACGGCGACGAACGGAATCTCTACGACGTCGTCGCAGTGGCTCAGGAAGTCGCCTCGATGGTCGGCCACCTGAGTAAATTCCAGGATCGAACTGTCACCGTGAATCGCACGGAACCGCTCCACGCTTGGGTCAACGGACCGGAAATCAAGCAGGTAGTTCTGAATCTCGTGGCCAACGGCCTGGATGCCTGCACCTCTGGCGGACAAGTCGATATTTCCATCGAAGAACTGGTTGACGATGTCCAAATCACCATCGCTGACAACGGCTGTGGAATGTCTCCGGAACAACGGCAAAAAATCTTTGAGCCGTTCTTCACGACGAAAGAGATCGGCAAAGGAACCGGGCTTGGCCTGTCGATCACGCACCGAATCGTCGCCGACCATTACGGAACTCTCGAAGTCGCCAGCGATGGTCCGGGACAAGGGTCCACTTTCACCCTCCGGCTCCCCAAACGGGAAGCCCGATCAAACGCCGCTTAG
- a CDS encoding response regulator, with protein MSEQPELLILSDGESPMSSVAPGLFSHYRLTEVNSVAEAISRLTGPNPPEYCLVPGHSNSITETIDCASLLAQLPDAVLKIDQYEQIVWANRAAHRLLNIPVNGEVSLPKLFDLWSQAQIVGPDFCPVNSVMATGKQAKTTVRLDEKSFFEFTVTPIPGNSPSGGKLLLATLRETSDEVLQQQKLDAVHQAGLDLGDLDREDVLDLSTHERVELLKSKLLYYTQELLEFDTVEIRIVDQETGHLKPLLDFGMDPTAATRELLASPQGNGVTGFVASTGKSYLCEDTTNDPLYLPGAAGAKSSLTVPLIRHDLILGTFNVESPQPGAFTATDLRFVELFCREVAIALNTLELLEVEKETSIAASTKRMLCEVADPVDEILSDTCWMFERFSAGDSETSDRIRRILNHTQDIRKLIRDNSVNCNAESVRSPKLGNAHPHLIGKRVLVVDMDVEVRKSAHEIMEQYDMTVDAVRTADEALRMVRTFAYHVVIADKSPPDMKGSEMFRSLREIHEHLPIMLMTGFGYDGEHTLVKCREMGMRKTLYKPFIVDQLIKSIEDAISNSTGSVTL; from the coding sequence GTGTCCGAGCAACCTGAACTTCTGATTCTCTCCGATGGCGAGTCCCCCATGTCTTCGGTAGCGCCGGGATTGTTCTCGCACTACCGCCTGACCGAGGTAAACAGTGTGGCTGAAGCAATCAGTCGGCTGACGGGTCCGAATCCACCCGAGTATTGTCTGGTCCCAGGCCATTCGAACTCCATCACAGAGACGATCGATTGCGCCTCGCTTCTGGCCCAACTACCCGACGCCGTCCTGAAGATCGATCAATACGAGCAAATTGTCTGGGCCAATCGGGCTGCCCATCGACTCTTGAACATCCCCGTCAACGGAGAAGTCTCGCTCCCCAAGTTATTCGACTTGTGGAGTCAGGCACAGATCGTCGGACCGGATTTCTGTCCGGTCAATTCAGTCATGGCGACGGGGAAACAAGCGAAAACAACCGTCCGGCTCGACGAGAAATCATTCTTTGAATTCACAGTCACCCCCATCCCGGGAAATTCCCCTTCGGGCGGGAAACTGCTTCTGGCAACTCTTCGTGAAACGTCAGACGAAGTTCTTCAGCAGCAGAAGCTGGACGCCGTTCATCAGGCAGGGCTCGATCTCGGCGATCTTGATCGGGAAGACGTCCTCGACCTGTCGACTCATGAACGCGTCGAGCTGCTCAAATCCAAACTGCTCTACTACACCCAGGAACTCCTCGAGTTCGACACCGTCGAGATTCGGATCGTCGACCAGGAAACCGGTCACCTGAAACCGCTGCTTGATTTCGGAATGGACCCGACCGCAGCAACTCGCGAACTTCTGGCCTCCCCGCAAGGTAACGGAGTTACCGGTTTCGTCGCCTCGACCGGCAAGAGTTATCTGTGCGAAGACACAACAAACGATCCGCTCTATCTTCCCGGAGCAGCTGGAGCCAAGAGCTCGCTGACGGTGCCTCTGATTCGGCACGATTTGATTCTCGGAACATTTAACGTGGAAAGCCCACAACCGGGAGCCTTCACAGCGACGGACCTTCGTTTTGTCGAGCTGTTTTGTCGGGAAGTTGCGATTGCTTTGAATACACTCGAGTTGCTGGAAGTCGAGAAAGAAACGTCGATCGCAGCCAGCACGAAGCGGATGCTTTGCGAAGTCGCAGATCCTGTCGACGAAATCCTTTCCGACACATGTTGGATGTTCGAACGCTTTAGCGCTGGCGACTCCGAAACCAGCGACAGAATTCGGCGAATATTGAATCACACACAAGACATTCGCAAACTCATCCGCGACAACAGCGTGAACTGCAATGCCGAGAGCGTTCGCTCACCGAAGCTCGGAAACGCTCATCCGCACCTGATTGGCAAGCGAGTTCTTGTGGTCGACATGGACGTCGAAGTCCGCAAGAGTGCTCACGAAATCATGGAGCAGTACGACATGACCGTCGATGCGGTTCGGACTGCTGATGAAGCTCTCCGAATGGTCCGAACTTTCGCGTATCACGTCGTCATCGCTGACAAAAGCCCGCCTGATATGAAGGGCTCCGAGATGTTCCGCTCGCTGCGCGAGATTCACGAACATCTTCCAATCATGCTGATGACCGGATTCGGCTACGACGGCGAGCACACACTCGTCAAATGCCGAGAAATGGGAATGCGAAAAACGCTCTATAAGCCGTTTATCGTTGATCAGTTGATCAAATCCATTGAGGATGCCATCTCGAACTCGACCGGTTCAGTCACTCTTTAG
- a CDS encoding LUD domain-containing protein: MSSREQILSQIRKHLPQSTDLPEHDGEWTQYPDPYEQFKSVLEGVGGICETVRSVDEIPGRLSELNSEELTVVSCVPGVFEDRFDLSTVSDPHDLQDVDWAILPGEVAVAENAAIWVTDNNVPHRVLYFLSQYLVLIVPRSQLVNNMHEAYEKVDPSSRAFGTFISGPSKTADIEQSLVKGAHGARTLSVFFVEDLES, translated from the coding sequence ATGAGTTCGCGAGAGCAGATCCTCTCACAGATTCGAAAACACCTGCCGCAATCAACGGATCTTCCCGAACACGACGGGGAGTGGACGCAATACCCCGATCCGTACGAGCAGTTCAAATCTGTGCTGGAAGGGGTCGGCGGAATCTGCGAAACCGTCCGTTCAGTTGATGAAATCCCAGGTCGACTCTCGGAGTTGAACTCAGAAGAATTGACGGTCGTTTCTTGTGTCCCCGGTGTTTTTGAAGATCGCTTCGATCTCAGCACGGTTTCCGATCCACACGATCTGCAGGATGTCGATTGGGCAATTTTACCTGGGGAAGTGGCTGTCGCAGAGAACGCCGCCATCTGGGTCACGGACAATAACGTCCCACATCGCGTGCTTTATTTTCTGTCCCAGTACCTCGTTCTGATTGTTCCTCGTTCGCAGCTCGTCAACAACATGCACGAAGCCTACGAGAAGGTCGACCCGTCCAGTCGCGCGTTTGGAACCTTTATCTCAGGACCATCGAAAACGGCGGATATTGAGCAGTCACTGGTCAAAGGGGCTCACGGAGCACGTACGCTGTCTGTCTTCTTCGTCGAGGACCTTGAGTCATGA
- a CDS encoding DUF87 domain-containing protein — protein MFDYEKLGAFYLGREYDLESSSLQPDFVMYDAKDLTTHAVIVGMTGSGKTGLGVTLLEEAAIDGIPALIIDPKGDMGNLLLNFPKLAAEDFLPWIDKDAASRAGRTPEEYAADKAEQWKSGLADWDQQPERIQKLRDAAEVAIFTPGSDAGIPISVLKSFDAPPEQVRDSKDVMRERVSNAVSGLLTLLGVDADPIQSREHILLSNILDSAWRQGRNLNLPALIGEIQKPPFDKIGVMDLETIFPAKDRLQLAMTINNILASPSFAAWTHGEPMNIQNLLYNDEGKPRLAILSIAHLNDQERMFFVTLLLNELVSWMRAQPGTSSLRAILYMDEVFGYLPPTANPPSKIPMLTLLKQARAFGLGLILSTQNPVDLDYKALSNAGTWFLGRLQTQRDQQRVLDGLEGASASAGVLFDRKKIEQTLSGVGSRVFLLNNVHEDHPVLMQTRWVLSYLSGPMTRKQISDLMTPFKEQQAEDQSEPAKTEITPEQVVDSKYETLKPILPPDIKEFHIAVRRDVSRDAQIVYTPALLAQGTVHYVDSKSNVDCWRDISCIVPLSETVSVPRDPWSSGTLSSGHDFEKDARVADGVRYTGTPKSCGRKTSYRSWSASFKTYLYREQRLHLLFCDDLDKYSRPEDREGDFRAQIRQLAREKRDLEIAKLRKKYESKMQTLQERVRKAEHRVEEEKEQANSATVSAAVSIGTSILGALFGRKTFSSTNVSRAGTSMRSASRAANQRGDIRRAEAEVDKLLQDVHDLEAELNEQLDEIREEYSDEEIQIEEYLIKPRKSDISAEPVAVIWLPHTISADHTLIPAADPWMEADSAN, from the coding sequence ATGTTTGACTACGAGAAGCTTGGAGCGTTTTATCTCGGTCGGGAATACGACCTCGAATCATCGTCGTTACAGCCCGACTTCGTCATGTACGACGCCAAAGATCTCACGACGCATGCTGTCATCGTCGGAATGACCGGAAGCGGAAAAACCGGACTCGGAGTAACGCTGCTCGAAGAGGCAGCCATTGATGGAATCCCCGCGTTGATCATCGATCCGAAAGGAGACATGGGGAATCTGTTGCTCAACTTTCCGAAACTCGCCGCCGAAGACTTTCTTCCCTGGATCGATAAGGATGCGGCCAGCCGAGCTGGAAGAACACCTGAAGAATATGCTGCCGACAAAGCGGAGCAATGGAAATCTGGACTCGCGGATTGGGATCAACAACCCGAGCGAATTCAGAAGCTGCGCGATGCGGCCGAGGTCGCGATCTTTACTCCCGGAAGTGATGCTGGAATTCCCATCTCGGTTCTCAAGTCCTTCGACGCTCCGCCAGAACAAGTCCGAGACAGTAAGGACGTTATGCGGGAGCGCGTCTCAAATGCGGTTTCTGGACTGCTGACACTGCTGGGTGTCGATGCCGATCCAATTCAAAGCCGAGAACACATTCTGCTGTCGAACATTCTCGACTCTGCGTGGCGACAGGGACGAAACCTCAATCTGCCGGCTCTGATCGGTGAGATTCAAAAACCTCCGTTCGACAAAATCGGGGTCATGGATCTCGAGACTATTTTCCCTGCGAAAGATCGTCTGCAACTGGCGATGACAATCAACAACATTCTGGCCTCTCCATCATTCGCTGCCTGGACACACGGCGAACCGATGAACATTCAGAATCTCTTGTACAACGACGAAGGCAAACCTCGGCTCGCGATTTTGTCGATCGCTCACCTTAACGATCAAGAAAGGATGTTCTTCGTTACGTTGCTGTTGAACGAACTCGTTTCCTGGATGCGGGCCCAACCGGGAACATCGAGCCTGCGCGCCATTCTCTACATGGACGAAGTCTTCGGATACCTCCCTCCAACAGCGAATCCGCCGTCCAAAATTCCGATGCTGACGCTTCTGAAACAAGCTCGAGCATTCGGGCTGGGATTGATCCTCTCGACGCAGAATCCTGTCGACCTCGATTACAAAGCCCTCTCCAACGCGGGAACGTGGTTCTTGGGTCGACTTCAAACACAACGAGATCAGCAGCGCGTTCTAGACGGGCTCGAGGGAGCCTCCGCTTCTGCGGGCGTTCTCTTCGACAGAAAGAAAATCGAGCAGACACTCTCAGGCGTCGGCAGTCGCGTCTTTCTGCTGAACAACGTTCACGAAGACCATCCCGTTCTGATGCAGACTCGATGGGTGCTTTCGTACCTGAGTGGTCCGATGACCCGGAAACAGATCTCCGACCTGATGACTCCGTTCAAAGAACAGCAAGCCGAAGATCAATCCGAGCCAGCGAAGACAGAGATCACCCCGGAGCAGGTCGTTGACTCAAAGTACGAAACACTGAAGCCGATTCTTCCGCCTGACATCAAAGAGTTTCACATTGCGGTTCGAAGAGATGTTTCTCGGGATGCACAAATCGTCTACACCCCCGCTTTGCTCGCGCAGGGAACAGTCCACTACGTCGACTCGAAGTCGAACGTCGATTGCTGGCGAGACATCAGTTGTATTGTTCCGTTGAGCGAAACCGTTTCCGTCCCACGTGATCCATGGTCGAGCGGCACGTTGAGTTCAGGTCACGACTTCGAAAAGGACGCGCGTGTCGCTGACGGAGTGCGTTACACCGGTACTCCGAAATCATGTGGTCGCAAAACGTCTTACAGAAGCTGGAGTGCTTCCTTCAAAACGTATCTGTATCGAGAACAACGTCTCCATCTTCTCTTCTGCGACGATCTCGATAAGTATTCCCGGCCAGAAGACCGAGAAGGTGACTTTCGGGCTCAAATTCGCCAACTTGCACGAGAAAAACGCGACCTCGAAATCGCCAAGCTTCGCAAGAAATACGAGTCAAAGATGCAAACGCTGCAAGAGCGTGTCCGAAAGGCCGAGCACCGCGTTGAAGAAGAAAAAGAGCAAGCCAATTCTGCGACGGTTTCTGCAGCGGTCTCCATCGGAACGTCAATTCTGGGAGCATTGTTCGGGCGAAAGACATTCAGCAGCACGAACGTCTCCCGTGCTGGAACAAGCATGCGCTCCGCATCGCGAGCTGCGAATCAACGCGGAGACATCCGAAGAGCTGAAGCTGAAGTCGACAAGCTGCTTCAGGATGTTCACGACCTGGAAGCGGAACTCAACGAGCAACTCGACGAGATTCGCGAAGAGTATTCAGATGAAGAAATCCAAATCGAAGAGTATTTGATCAAACCTCGCAAAAGCGACATTTCTGCAGAGCCGGTCGCAGTCATCTGGCTTCCGCACACAATCTCAGCGGATCACACACTCATCCCTGCTGCTGATCCATGGATGGAAGCTGATTCTGCGAACTGA
- the hisS gene encoding histidine--tRNA ligase gives MSDSLIKPQTLKGFRDSLPDTMLAREQLMGIARRVYRSFGFSPIDTPALEYSEILLGKGSDETDKQMFRFQDQGERDVAMRFDLTIPFARFAAQHIGQLGTPFKRYHIGTVWRAEKPQKGRYREFIQCDFDTIGTDSNASDIETLFVIHDLMEAIGFTGFTIRVNHRQLLNGLLDRLSVVDKSVGILRALDKLAKIGADKVIAEMVDGVGIEKSTAEQILEFAQLSGTPQSILSDAEGLIGDNERGQVGLTNLKELFETCRKVGIEDDRIALDVSIARGLDYYTGTIYETFLTDLPGIGSVCSGGRYDNLAGLFTKEKLPGVGASLGLDRLLAAMEELGLVQTASTPAQVLVAMFDGEKMAEYLALGRRLRSAGISAEVYPQDRKIQKQFQYANRKGFRVVVIAGSREFEQQVWNVKDLELGTQTEVADADLAASLHRILSR, from the coding sequence GTGTCCGACTCGCTTATCAAACCCCAAACGCTCAAAGGCTTTCGTGATTCTCTCCCCGACACCATGCTGGCTCGGGAGCAGTTAATGGGAATCGCCAGACGAGTTTATCGCAGCTTCGGCTTCAGCCCGATTGATACTCCCGCATTGGAGTACAGCGAGATTCTTCTGGGGAAAGGGAGCGACGAAACAGACAAACAGATGTTTCGTTTTCAGGATCAGGGCGAACGCGATGTCGCCATGCGGTTTGACCTGACAATTCCGTTTGCTCGCTTCGCTGCTCAGCACATCGGCCAACTCGGAACACCGTTCAAGCGATACCACATCGGAACAGTCTGGCGTGCCGAGAAGCCGCAAAAGGGGCGGTATCGGGAATTCATTCAATGTGATTTCGACACGATTGGAACCGATTCCAACGCCAGTGATATCGAAACGCTGTTCGTGATTCACGATCTGATGGAGGCGATCGGCTTCACCGGGTTCACGATTCGTGTCAATCACCGGCAGCTGCTTAACGGACTTCTCGATCGGCTTTCAGTTGTCGACAAGTCGGTCGGAATTCTTCGGGCTCTCGACAAGCTGGCCAAAATTGGTGCTGACAAAGTCATCGCTGAGATGGTGGATGGTGTCGGAATCGAGAAGTCGACAGCGGAGCAGATTCTGGAATTCGCCCAGCTGAGCGGAACCCCTCAGTCGATTCTCTCAGATGCTGAGGGTCTGATCGGTGACAACGAGCGAGGCCAAGTCGGGCTGACCAATCTGAAAGAACTCTTTGAGACCTGTCGAAAAGTTGGAATCGAAGACGATCGAATCGCTTTGGACGTCTCAATTGCTCGCGGGCTGGATTACTACACCGGAACAATTTACGAGACCTTTCTGACGGATCTTCCCGGAATCGGCAGCGTTTGTTCAGGAGGTCGATACGACAATCTGGCGGGGCTGTTCACAAAAGAAAAGCTCCCCGGAGTGGGTGCCAGTCTCGGGTTGGATCGTCTCCTGGCAGCGATGGAAGAACTCGGGCTGGTGCAGACTGCTTCCACTCCCGCTCAGGTTCTCGTGGCGATGTTCGACGGCGAAAAGATGGCGGAATACCTCGCACTAGGTCGTCGATTGCGAAGTGCTGGAATCTCGGCAGAGGTCTATCCTCAAGATAGAAAGATTCAGAAGCAGTTTCAGTACGCGAATCGCAAAGGGTTCCGAGTTGTTGTCATCGCTGGCTCCCGCGAATTCGAACAACAGGTCTGGAACGTGAAGGATCTTGAACTTGGAACTCAAACAGAAGTCGCCGATGCAGACTTGGCAGCTTCACTTCACCGGATCTTGAGTCGATAG
- a CDS encoding YkgJ family cysteine cluster protein produces MAKTKKKRREDLKKGEVLCSYCTAKCCRYFAFPIDAPKKRQDYDYLRWFLLHGRVAIFVEDDTWYLMVYADCKHLQEDHRCGIYEDRPQICRDYTTDNCEYEDDALYDKFFETPEQIWEYAQAILPASQGRTFSSEPMSAREVVLPVLG; encoded by the coding sequence GTGGCCAAAACGAAGAAGAAACGACGCGAAGATCTTAAGAAAGGGGAAGTCCTCTGTTCTTACTGCACTGCAAAGTGTTGCCGGTATTTCGCGTTTCCCATCGATGCTCCAAAGAAGCGACAGGACTACGATTACCTGCGCTGGTTCCTTTTGCACGGTCGAGTCGCCATTTTCGTCGAGGATGATACGTGGTATCTGATGGTGTATGCCGACTGTAAACATCTGCAGGAGGACCATCGCTGCGGGATCTACGAAGATCGTCCACAGATTTGTCGCGACTACACGACCGACAACTGTGAATACGAAGATGATGCTCTCTACGACAAATTCTTCGAAACTCCCGAGCAGATTTGGGAATATGCACAGGCGATCCTGCCGGCCAGTCAGGGGCGAACATTCTCGTCCGAACCGATGTCTGCGAGGGAAGTTGTCCTTCCGGTTCTCGGGTGA
- a CDS encoding aminotransferase class V-fold PLP-dependent enzyme has product MMEPKKRLYLDNAATSFPKPEPVYLASDRYSRNLGCAVGRSATGKGQEVQRTVDRCRSRISKLLDVGSPDRVVFTLNGTDSLNLALHGLLKPGDHVLTTHWEHNSVLRPLNFLQKQTEISVQFVDCDESGRIDLSHLKSLLQESPRVICMTHASNVTGVLQPIEQVAELAEQTQTLVLLDAAQSVGHLPVALEKLGVDILACPGHKGLLGPLGTGVLAFRSGMEQLIDSVRQGGTGTKSNEAQQPETLPEKYEPGNHNAPGLFGLDAAIEWIEEKGIDSLRKHEQDLTEQFCSGLRGIPQIEQALETETQNRVGVVSCNLTSIDPQTFCSLLDEHFGIETRAGLHCAPKAHQALGTLERGGTVRFSFGPFNTAEEIDYTLESIAQIASAV; this is encoded by the coding sequence ATGATGGAGCCGAAAAAACGCCTCTATCTCGACAATGCTGCGACGAGTTTTCCTAAACCTGAACCGGTCTATCTCGCGAGCGACCGTTATTCCCGGAACTTGGGCTGCGCCGTTGGTCGGTCAGCAACGGGCAAGGGTCAGGAAGTTCAACGAACCGTTGACCGCTGCCGGTCTCGCATCTCAAAACTTCTGGATGTCGGATCGCCGGATCGTGTCGTTTTCACACTGAATGGAACGGACTCACTGAACCTGGCTCTGCACGGACTCTTGAAACCGGGGGATCATGTCCTCACGACTCACTGGGAGCACAATTCCGTCCTCCGCCCGCTGAACTTTCTTCAGAAACAGACTGAGATTTCGGTCCAGTTCGTCGACTGCGACGAGTCCGGACGCATCGACCTGTCACACCTCAAATCGTTGCTGCAGGAAAGCCCGCGCGTCATTTGCATGACACATGCTTCGAACGTCACCGGAGTGCTTCAACCGATCGAACAAGTTGCTGAGCTCGCGGAACAAACGCAGACTCTTGTCCTTTTGGACGCCGCTCAATCTGTTGGACATCTTCCGGTCGCTCTCGAGAAACTCGGTGTCGACATCCTTGCCTGCCCCGGACACAAAGGCTTACTCGGTCCGCTCGGAACGGGCGTTCTTGCGTTTCGATCCGGCATGGAACAACTCATCGACTCCGTGCGTCAAGGAGGCACGGGAACTAAGAGCAATGAGGCGCAACAACCTGAGACATTGCCGGAGAAATATGAACCGGGAAATCACAATGCTCCGGGCCTGTTTGGACTTGATGCGGCGATTGAGTGGATCGAAGAAAAAGGAATCGACTCGCTTCGAAAACACGAACAAGATCTGACCGAGCAGTTTTGTTCCGGCCTCCGCGGAATCCCTCAAATCGAGCAAGCTCTCGAAACGGAAACCCAGAATCGAGTCGGCGTGGTCAGCTGCAACCTAACATCCATCGACCCGCAGACCTTCTGCTCTCTTCTCGATGAACACTTTGGGATCGAAACTCGCGCGGGCCTGCACTGTGCTCCGAAGGCTCACCAAGCTTTGGGAACCCTTGAGCGAGGAGGAACCGTGCGATTCAGCTTCGGACCGTTCAACACGGCTGAAGAGATTGACTACACTCTCGAGTCAATCGCACAGATTGCCTCGGCAGTCTGA
- a CDS encoding bifunctional riboflavin kinase/FAD synthetase: MTLFRGFADSHAACDGFVSIGNFDGVHLGHQQLLKALIEQAREASVPSVVMTFEPHPIRLLRPEQAPPRLSTLEEKSRLIHNFGVDHVIAYPTDMELLSLGPDEFFRRVIIEQLNARGMVEGPNFFYGKMRTGSIDTLRAECQQHSIDLRVIQPEQLGEKMVSSSLIRKSLANGDVLDANSQLGRPYQLQGRVTHGEHRGRQIGFPTANLTEIETIIPAEGVYACVATTDDGDFPAAVSVGRNPTFSGDEKKVEAHLIGFQKDLYSTLLTLKFLDRLRGQVAFEGREQLEQQIRKDVAATSEAVLKFLEN, encoded by the coding sequence ATGACATTGTTTCGCGGATTCGCTGATTCCCATGCTGCCTGTGATGGCTTCGTCTCGATCGGAAACTTCGATGGCGTTCATCTCGGCCATCAACAACTGCTGAAAGCATTGATCGAACAGGCGCGCGAAGCATCCGTTCCGAGTGTCGTGATGACGTTCGAACCGCATCCGATCCGACTTCTCCGACCGGAGCAAGCACCGCCTCGATTATCGACTCTCGAAGAAAAGTCACGGCTGATTCACAACTTCGGCGTCGATCACGTGATCGCGTATCCGACGGACATGGAACTGTTGAGTCTCGGCCCGGACGAGTTCTTTCGACGCGTGATTATCGAACAGTTGAATGCTCGCGGAATGGTCGAGGGGCCCAACTTCTTTTACGGAAAGATGCGAACCGGCTCGATTGATACGCTTCGGGCAGAGTGTCAGCAGCATTCGATAGACCTTCGCGTCATTCAGCCTGAGCAGCTGGGCGAAAAGATGGTCTCTTCCAGCTTGATTCGGAAGTCGCTGGCCAATGGGGATGTTCTTGACGCCAACTCCCAACTCGGCCGCCCGTATCAACTTCAGGGGAGAGTGACTCACGGTGAGCATCGAGGACGGCAGATTGGGTTTCCGACAGCCAATCTGACGGAGATCGAGACGATCATCCCGGCCGAGGGGGTTTACGCCTGCGTGGCGACCACGGACGATGGAGATTTCCCGGCCGCGGTGAGCGTTGGCCGAAACCCGACTTTCTCAGGGGATGAGAAGAAGGTGGAAGCGCATTTGATCGGCTTCCAGAAGGACTTGTACTCCACGTTGCTGACGTTGAAGTTTCTTGATCGACTGCGGGGGCAGGTGGCTTTCGAAGGGCGCGAACAACTCGAACAGCAGATTCGCAAAGATGTCGCTGCCACGAGTGAAGCGGTTCTCAAGTTCCTCGAAAACTGA